A genomic window from Denticeps clupeoides chromosome 11, fDenClu1.1, whole genome shotgun sequence includes:
- the rassf2a gene encoding ras association domain-containing protein 2a codes for MGDSQNGVQIGENKFITKTTLLSYLKTYNLYYEGHNLQLRHREEEGELIVEGLLNISWGLRRPIRLQMQDDHERIKPPPSSTSWHSGCNLDTQSTEGQQQAPPTTEVPADQSENSVVKEDEEDEDYDASAQLLRTKSDAGVLRRANRRSASDQRRIRRHRFSINGHFYNHKTAVFTPAYGSVTNVRINSCMTTPQVLRVLLNKFKIENSPDDFSLYLVHTSGERVQLKRSDYPLIVRVLQGPCEQVCKIFLMEQDLGEEVTYDVAQYIKFEMPVLQSFITKLKEEEDREVQKLKSRYSYLRCIIEKQLQCLPEDPTCM; via the exons ATGGGTGACAGTCAGAATGGTGTGCAGATCGGGGAGAACAAGTTTATTACCAA GACCACCTTACTCTCGTACCTGAAGACCTACAACCTGTACTATGAAGGACACAATCTGCAGCTCCGCCACAGGGAG GAAGAGGGTGAGCTGATCGTTGAAGGCCTGCTCAACATCTCCTGGGGCCTGCGGCGGCCAATCAGGCTGCAGATGCAGGATGACCACGAGCGGATCAAGCCCCCGCCCTCATCAACATCCTGGCATTCAGGCTGCAACCTGGACACCCAGAG TACCGAGGGTCAGCAACAGGCTCCAcccaccactgaggtgcccgcAGACCAATCAGAAAACAGTGTCGTGAAGGAGGACGAGGAAGATG AAGACTACGATGCCTCTGCTCAGCTTTTGAGAACCAAGAGTGACGCTGGGGTTCTAAGACGGGCCAACCGGCGGTCGGCCAGTGATCAGCGGCGAATCCGGCGGCACCGGTTCTCCATTAACGGCCACTTTTACAACCACAAG ACCGCAGTGTTCACCCCGGCGTACGGCTCCGTGACGAACGTCCGCATCAACAGCTGCATGACCACGCCCCAGGTGCTCCGCGTGCTGCTCAACAAGTTCAAGATCGAGAACAGCCCGGACGACTTCTCCCTGTACCTGGTGCACACCAGCGGCG agcggGTACAGCTGAAGCGCAGTGACTACCCCCTGATAGTGCGGGTGCTGCAGGGTCCATGTGAACAAGTGTGCAAGATCTTCCTGATGGAGCAGGACCTGGGAGAGGAGGTCACTTATGAT GTGGCGCAGTATATAAAATTCGAGATGCCCGTGCTGCAGAGCTTCATCACTAAactgaaggaggaggaagacagagagGTGCAAAAACTGAAGAGCAG GTACAGCTATCTCCGCTGCATCATTGAGAAGCAGCTCCAGTGTCTCCCCGAAGACCCCACCTGCATGTGA
- the ccdc92 gene encoding coiled-coil domain-containing protein 92 isoform X1 — translation MASVNITLENQLHSAQKNLLFLQQDHANTLKGLHAEIRRLQQHCSELTYELTVRSSDPSDSSEARCRELQQRCEELEAQLKAKEEENGELLRQLEQKTAMISVLEDTIRERERKYLDELKQKSHRLAVLSGELEQRASTIAYLTAQLHATKKRLLAGGSAEAAPGGGACGGGGASLKPTPPAQPPDTPRRRMRKSLSQPLHSEYAELLGRAGSAEGRRLAVREALDAMPDPTPFLQAREPPELAMRERPTVIPPIASDRILADAPGSEPPSRGSPRRGPAKQQHQRAHVGVAHRIHHAPPPTRAHSPGRAPRAEPETLAVDQARPGDFCPPRTRRDTWGTRTRPRARRTRRTRT, via the exons ATGGCATCAGTCAACATTACGCTGGAGAACCAGCTCCACAGCGCCCAGAAGAACCTGCTGTTTCTCCAGCAAGACCACGCCAACACGCTGAAGGGTCTACATGCCGAGATACGTAGACTACAGCAACACTGCTCCG AGCTGACATACGAGCTGACCGTGAGGAGTTCGGACCCGAGCG ACAGCAGCGAGGCGCGGTGCCGCGAGCTCCAGCAGCGGTGCGAGGAGCTGGAGGCGCAGCTGAAGgccaaggaggaggagaacggcGAGCTGCTGCGGCAGCTGGAGCAGAAGACGGCCATGATCTCGGTGCTGGAGGACACCATCCGCGAGCGCGAGCGCAAGTACCTGGACGAGCTGAAGCAGAAGAGCCACCGGCTGGCCGTCCTGTCGGGCGAGCTGGAGCAGCGCGCCAGCACCATCGCCTACCTCACCGCGCAGCTCCACGCTACCAAGAAGCGGCTGCTGGCGGGCGGCTCGGCCGAGGCGGCCCCGGGGGGCGGGGCGtgcggagggggcggggcctcgctCAAGCCCACGCCCCCCGCGCAGCCGCCCGACACGCCGCGCAGGCGCATGCGCAAGAGCCTGTCGCAGCCGCTGCACTCGGAGTACGCCGAGCTGCTGGGCCGGGCGGGGTCGGCCGAGGGCCGCCGGCTGGCCGTCCGGGAGGCGCTGGACGCCATGCCGGaccccacccccttcctgcAGGCCAGGGAGCCCCCCGAGCTGGCGATGAGGGAGCGGCCCACCGTCATCCCCCCCATCGCCTCCGACCGGATACTCGCGGACGCGCCCGGCTCCGAGCCGCCCTCCCGCGGGAGCCCGAGGCGCGGCCCGGCGAAGCAGCAGCATCAGAGAGCCCACGTGGGCGTGGCCCACCGCATCCACCACGCCCCCCCGCCCACGCGGGCCCACTCCCCCGGCAGGGCGCCGCGGGCCGAGCCGGAAACGCTCGCCGTCGACCAG GCCCGGCCGGGTGACTTCTGCCCCCCCCGTACCCGCCGGGATACCTGGGGTACCCGTACCCGCCCCCGTGCCCGCCGTACCCGCCGTACCCGTACCTAG
- the ccdc92 gene encoding coiled-coil domain-containing protein 92 isoform X2, whose product MASVNITLENQLHSAQKNLLFLQQDHANTLKGLHAEIRRLQQHCSELTYELTVRSSDPSDSSEARCRELQQRCEELEAQLKAKEEENGELLRQLEQKTAMISVLEDTIRERERKYLDELKQKSHRLAVLSGELEQRASTIAYLTAQLHATKKRLLAGGSAEAAPGGGACGGGGASLKPTPPAQPPDTPRRRMRKSLSQPLHSEYAELLGRAGSAEGRRLAVREALDAMPDPTPFLQAREPPELAMRERPTVIPPIASDRILADAPGSEPPSRGSPRRGPAKQQHQRAHVGVAHRIHHAPPPTRAHSPGRAPRAEPETLAVDQVNGGAEVVRKRSGADRTV is encoded by the exons ATGGCATCAGTCAACATTACGCTGGAGAACCAGCTCCACAGCGCCCAGAAGAACCTGCTGTTTCTCCAGCAAGACCACGCCAACACGCTGAAGGGTCTACATGCCGAGATACGTAGACTACAGCAACACTGCTCCG AGCTGACATACGAGCTGACCGTGAGGAGTTCGGACCCGAGCG ACAGCAGCGAGGCGCGGTGCCGCGAGCTCCAGCAGCGGTGCGAGGAGCTGGAGGCGCAGCTGAAGgccaaggaggaggagaacggcGAGCTGCTGCGGCAGCTGGAGCAGAAGACGGCCATGATCTCGGTGCTGGAGGACACCATCCGCGAGCGCGAGCGCAAGTACCTGGACGAGCTGAAGCAGAAGAGCCACCGGCTGGCCGTCCTGTCGGGCGAGCTGGAGCAGCGCGCCAGCACCATCGCCTACCTCACCGCGCAGCTCCACGCTACCAAGAAGCGGCTGCTGGCGGGCGGCTCGGCCGAGGCGGCCCCGGGGGGCGGGGCGtgcggagggggcggggcctcgctCAAGCCCACGCCCCCCGCGCAGCCGCCCGACACGCCGCGCAGGCGCATGCGCAAGAGCCTGTCGCAGCCGCTGCACTCGGAGTACGCCGAGCTGCTGGGCCGGGCGGGGTCGGCCGAGGGCCGCCGGCTGGCCGTCCGGGAGGCGCTGGACGCCATGCCGGaccccacccccttcctgcAGGCCAGGGAGCCCCCCGAGCTGGCGATGAGGGAGCGGCCCACCGTCATCCCCCCCATCGCCTCCGACCGGATACTCGCGGACGCGCCCGGCTCCGAGCCGCCCTCCCGCGGGAGCCCGAGGCGCGGCCCGGCGAAGCAGCAGCATCAGAGAGCCCACGTGGGCGTGGCCCACCGCATCCACCACGCCCCCCCGCCCACGCGGGCCCACTCCCCCGGCAGGGCGCCGCGGGCCGAGCCGGAAACGCTCGCCGTCGACCAGGTGAACGGAGGGGCCGAGGTGGTGAGGAAGCGGTCGGGCGCGGACAGAACAGTGTGA